The Anolis sagrei isolate rAnoSag1 chromosome Y, rAnoSag1.mat, whole genome shotgun sequence genome contains a region encoding:
- the LOC137095438 gene encoding melanoma-derived growth regulatory protein-like: MASHQQVCLSDKGAKLMKARTRNTATSDSDADHRSAVFRSAKMRGSVWCPFSVGLLLCSFGGPVWSGRQMDKLAEKKLCADTECDHPISIAVALQDYIAPDCRFINIQRGQVVYVFSKLKGRGRLFWGGSVQGDYYGEQPARLGYFPSAVVQENQYLKPGKIEVKTSRWDFYCQ, translated from the exons ATGGCATCCCACCAGCAGGTATGTCTCAGTGACAAGGGGGCAAAATTGATGAAGGCAAGGACCAGAAACACAGCAACTTCTGATTCAGATGCTGACCATCGAAGTGCTGTATTTCGTTCTGCAAAAATGAGGGGCTCGGTGTGGTGTCCTTTCTCAGTAGGGCTGCTGCTTTGCAGTTTTGGGGGTCCTGTGTGGAGTGGACGACAAATGGACAAACTGGCAGAGAAGAAGCTGTGCGCGGATACTGAGTGTGACC ATCCCATTTCCATCGCAGTGGCCCTCCAAGATTACATTGCTCCTGACTGTCGCTTCATTAACATCCAGAGAGGCCAAGTGGTCTatgtcttctccaagctgaagGGCCGTGGGCGACTTTTTTGGGGAGGCAGC GTGCAAGGTGACTATTATGGGGAGCAGCCGGCCCGCCTGGGTTATTTTCCCAGTGCCGTGGTCCAGGAAAACCAGTACCTGAAGCCAGGCAAGATTGAAGTGAAAACCAGT AGGTGGGATTTCTACTGCCAGTAA